The following DNA comes from candidate division TA06 bacterium.
AAGCGCTGGGGATCTGGCATTTACGGCTGGCAGCACGAGGGAGGGCGAGGAGGCGATGATTCTGGGGGCCTGGCAGCAGGTAATTCAAAATTCAAAATTTGAAAATAATGCGGAGAGATGAAATGAACTTTCCCAATGACCTCAAATATGCGGCCAGCCACGAATGGGCCAGGATCGAGGGCGGCATGGCCACCGTGGGCATCACCGACTTCGCCCAGGGCGAGCTGGGCGACATAGTTTTCGTGGAACTGCCAAGCGTGGGCAGCAAAGTTACCCAGGGCAAGCCGCTGGGCACGGTGGAGGCAGTCAAGGCGGTCTCCGACCTCAACGCTCCCCTGTCCGGCGAGGTGGCCGAGATCAACTCAAGCCTGGAGGGCACCCCGGACGCGGTCAACAAGGACGCCTACGGGGCCGGCTGGATGGTCAAGATCAAACTCTCCAATCCCGGCGAAGCTTCGTCTCTGATGGACGCCTTAGGCTACGAAAAGATGGAGAAGCACGGACATTAAATCTAACGCAAGAAGCCCGAAATCGTTTAAAACGTTTAAAACGTTCAAACTGTTTAAACTTTTTGAACTGAGGATAAGATGCCATACATACCTAATACCGATCAAAACCGCGAAGCCATGCTGAAGCGGATCGGGGTCAAAAGTTTTGACGAACTGATAGCCGACATCCCGGAGGCGATCAGGCTCAAGGCCGAGCTGAAATTGCCAAAGGCCCTGGCCGAAATGGAAGCGGTCAAAGAGATCAAAGCCCTGGCCGAGCAGAATAAGCCGGCTTCTTCCCTGGTCTCGTTCCTGGGCGGAGGGGCTTACGACCACTATATACCGGCGGCCATAGATCACATCCTGCTGCGTTCTGAGTTCTACACCGCCTACACCCCATACCAGGCCGAGGTCAGTCAGGGAACCCTCCAGGCCATCTACGAGTTCCAGAGCCTGATCACCGCTTTGACCGGCATGGACGCCGCCAACGCTTCCATGTACGACGGGGCCACCGCTTTGGCCGAGGCCGGAATCCTGGCCTGCAATCACACCAAGCGCAAACAGCTGATCATTGCCCGGACGGTTCATCCTGCCTACCGCCAGGTGCTGACGACCTATGCCGGGGGGGCCGGGATCGCGGTCGTCG
Coding sequences within:
- the gcvH gene encoding glycine cleavage system protein GcvH encodes the protein MNFPNDLKYAASHEWARIEGGMATVGITDFAQGELGDIVFVELPSVGSKVTQGKPLGTVEAVKAVSDLNAPLSGEVAEINSSLEGTPDAVNKDAYGAGWMVKIKLSNPGEASSLMDALGYEKMEKHGH